In Thauera aromatica K172, one DNA window encodes the following:
- a CDS encoding TetR/AcrR family transcriptional regulator: MNENADVNPRKRPVQQRSWHTVEAILEAATRILEEQGIGSFNTNAIADRAGVGVASLYEYFPCKEAVAAELVLRAHLTLVAALRDTLTETEGFPFERAMRSMIRRVVACECARPGLARVLELEEEILPKTMELLAAEAEIYRLNMSLLARYLDLPALKQEDIEIAAFDTHCMVRAILDASLDASPNRMESIEERLCRAVIGYLQPLLRRERAA, from the coding sequence ATGAACGAAAACGCGGACGTCAATCCACGAAAACGGCCGGTTCAGCAGCGTTCCTGGCACACGGTGGAAGCGATTCTGGAAGCTGCTACTCGGATTCTGGAGGAACAGGGCATTGGCAGTTTCAATACCAACGCGATCGCCGACCGCGCCGGCGTCGGCGTGGCATCGCTTTATGAATATTTCCCCTGCAAGGAAGCAGTCGCCGCCGAGCTGGTTCTCCGCGCGCATCTCACGCTGGTAGCGGCCCTGAGAGACACCCTCACAGAAACGGAAGGGTTCCCGTTCGAGCGTGCCATGCGATCCATGATCAGGCGCGTCGTCGCCTGCGAATGCGCGCGCCCCGGGCTGGCCCGCGTGCTCGAACTTGAAGAAGAAATCCTGCCCAAGACGATGGAGTTGTTGGCAGCGGAAGCCGAGATATATCGGCTGAACATGAGCTTGCTGGCCCGCTACCTCGATCTGCCTGCGCTAAAGCAGGAAGACATTGAGATCGCCGCATTCGATACCCACTGCATGGTGCGGGCAATTCTGGACGCATCGCTTGACGCGTCACCGAACCGGATGGAATCCATTGAGGAGCGGCTATGCCGAGCCGTGATTGGATATCTCCAGCCGCTATTGCGCAGAGAGCGCGCCGCGTAA
- a CDS encoding molybdopterin-containing oxidoreductase family protein — MTRDIVYHPNRLHTPLRRIGPRGSGKWERISWDEAFDTMAEKLHAIRDEFGPESVAIGTGTGRHLIIWMPRLAHALGTPNWIEPGFAQCFFPRVNAGFITYGDFPVSDFISGTPPACMMFWGQNSTITGPGGEPRFCTHTALAHNPKIIVIDPRETELAKRADIWLRVRPGTDDALGLAMLNVIIGEDLIDRPFVERWTYGFDALAEHVRQYTPEWAEPITWVPADKIRAAARLFAQTKPAMLKWGCAIEHTPKCFQTVRTLALLPAITGNIDVPGGWVFGNEGLGPFPLLMDKVPPETLAKRLGADRFKVLTNERGFPGAHIPSVLEAMREGTPYPVKAFLVFGNNTLTTYANTRQVYESLMKLDFMVVADLFMTPTAELADIVLPAAHWPEVDMVMGYPSLANNGVGILQKAVQVGECKSDDEIVTELIRRMELEHGTEPVHEVLDAVLAAGTVGLTFEEMKEKGFVTVPMRFRKYETGGFRTPTGKVELYSTILAHMGYAPLPSYEEAPESPYSAPDLARDYPLVLTTGQRIPFFFNSEHRQVAKLRRAKPDPEAEIHPDTAAHYGIADGDWMWVENQRGRIRQRAKYSPGLDPRVVAAEHGWWFPEAPAPEYGMWTSNVNLLTSNEPPYDPAMGTYHLRALLCRVSKVDPADLPPSGGC, encoded by the coding sequence ATGACGCGCGACATCGTCTATCACCCTAATCGTCTGCACACCCCGCTCCGTCGGATCGGGCCGCGCGGGTCGGGGAAGTGGGAGCGTATCTCCTGGGACGAAGCCTTCGACACCATGGCCGAAAAACTTCACGCTATCCGCGATGAGTTCGGTCCCGAGTCGGTCGCGATCGGCACGGGCACCGGACGCCATCTCATCATCTGGATGCCGCGTCTCGCCCATGCCTTGGGCACGCCGAACTGGATCGAGCCGGGTTTCGCCCAGTGCTTCTTCCCCAGGGTCAATGCGGGTTTCATCACTTACGGTGACTTCCCGGTCAGCGACTTCATCAGCGGCACGCCGCCCGCCTGCATGATGTTCTGGGGGCAGAACTCCACCATCACCGGTCCCGGCGGCGAGCCCCGCTTCTGCACCCACACGGCACTGGCACACAATCCGAAGATCATCGTCATCGATCCACGGGAGACGGAGCTGGCGAAGCGGGCCGATATCTGGCTCCGCGTCCGTCCCGGCACCGACGACGCCCTTGGCCTCGCCATGCTCAACGTGATCATCGGCGAGGATCTGATCGACCGCCCCTTCGTCGAGCGCTGGACCTATGGTTTCGATGCCCTGGCCGAACATGTCCGCCAGTACACGCCGGAATGGGCGGAGCCGATCACCTGGGTTCCGGCCGACAAGATCCGGGCAGCGGCGCGGTTGTTCGCCCAGACCAAGCCGGCCATGCTCAAATGGGGTTGCGCCATCGAGCACACACCGAAGTGCTTCCAGACCGTACGCACGCTGGCGCTGTTGCCGGCGATCACCGGCAACATCGACGTACCGGGGGGCTGGGTGTTCGGCAATGAGGGTCTCGGGCCGTTCCCGCTGCTGATGGACAAGGTGCCGCCCGAGACCCTCGCCAAGCGTCTGGGTGCCGACCGCTTCAAGGTCCTGACCAACGAACGCGGTTTTCCTGGTGCCCACATCCCCAGCGTACTCGAGGCGATGCGCGAGGGGACGCCCTATCCGGTGAAGGCGTTTCTGGTGTTCGGCAACAACACCCTGACCACCTACGCCAATACCCGGCAGGTCTACGAATCGCTGATGAAGCTGGATTTCATGGTGGTCGCCGATCTGTTCATGACCCCGACCGCCGAGCTGGCCGACATCGTGCTGCCGGCGGCGCATTGGCCCGAAGTCGATATGGTCATGGGCTATCCGTCTCTCGCCAACAACGGTGTCGGTATCTTGCAGAAAGCGGTACAGGTCGGCGAATGCAAATCCGACGATGAGATCGTCACCGAGCTGATCCGCCGCATGGAGCTGGAGCATGGCACCGAGCCGGTTCACGAAGTGCTGGACGCTGTCCTCGCCGCGGGCACCGTCGGTCTGACCTTCGAGGAGATGAAGGAAAAGGGCTTCGTCACCGTGCCGATGCGCTTCCGCAAATACGAAACCGGTGGTTTTCGCACGCCGACGGGCAAGGTCGAGTTGTATTCGACGATCCTGGCGCATATGGGCTACGCTCCCCTGCCGTCCTACGAGGAGGCTCCCGAGAGCCCCTACAGCGCGCCCGATCTGGCCCGAGACTACCCGCTGGTGCTCACCACTGGTCAGCGGATTCCGTTCTTCTTCAATTCCGAACACCGGCAGGTCGCCAAGCTGCGCCGGGCCAAGCCCGACCCCGAGGCGGAAATTCACCCCGATACCGCAGCGCACTACGGTATCGCTGACGGCGACTGGATGTGGGTTGAAAACCAGCGCGGCCGCATCCGCCAGCGGGCGAAATATTCGCCGGGGCTCGATCCCCGCGTGGTGGCCGCCGAGCATGGCTGGTGGTTCCCTGAGGCGCCAGCTCCGGAATACGGCATGTGGACCTCGAACGTAAACCTGCTGACCAGCAACGAGCCGCCCTACGACCCCGCCATGGGTACCTACCATCTGCGAGCGCTGCTGTGCCGGGTGTCGAAAGTCGATCCGGCGGATCTTCCGCCGTCCGGGGGCTGTTGA
- a CDS encoding helix-turn-helix transcriptional regulator, translating to MLDLYRASRELTMKEFQLQTLELIRPHIPFDSAWWAMATEIEAGRHRIHDSYLFGLTENFGELASMTSGNNLIARTCSRTPGTSFNFTPEQLFGDAPTAMLIRHSDVMHLLCTAWQGRIPQLFTFLGISRHDRKSPFSEDERRLKQCLMPHLADTMQINRVMHIASIRAGHSNAKSAMAVVDELGTLHAAEPGFDPHVRLEWPDWEGPFLPPALQTALAHNQVHHLGKQVRIRFDRVRELTLVTIARRAPADALSARERAVAEGFASGQSYKEVALHLAISPATVRHHLRSVYEKLGVSDKGELARMLREDDLQFGEQRR from the coding sequence TTGCTCGATCTCTACCGGGCATCACGCGAATTGACGATGAAGGAATTCCAGCTTCAGACACTGGAGCTGATTCGTCCTCATATTCCGTTCGATTCAGCCTGGTGGGCGATGGCGACCGAGATCGAGGCCGGCCGCCATCGCATTCATGATTCATACCTTTTCGGCCTGACAGAGAACTTCGGCGAGCTGGCAAGCATGACTTCCGGCAATAACCTGATTGCCCGCACCTGCTCTCGAACGCCGGGCACCAGCTTCAATTTCACGCCGGAGCAGCTGTTCGGCGATGCACCTACAGCGATGCTGATCCGCCACAGCGACGTCATGCATCTGCTATGCACGGCATGGCAGGGCCGCATTCCCCAGCTGTTTACTTTCCTCGGGATCAGCCGTCACGATCGGAAGAGCCCCTTCTCCGAAGACGAGCGCCGTCTGAAGCAGTGCCTGATGCCGCACCTCGCGGACACGATGCAGATCAACCGCGTGATGCACATCGCCTCAATCCGCGCCGGCCATTCGAACGCGAAATCGGCGATGGCGGTGGTCGACGAGTTGGGAACGCTGCATGCCGCGGAACCGGGGTTCGACCCTCATGTGCGCCTGGAATGGCCCGACTGGGAAGGCCCGTTCCTGCCGCCCGCCCTGCAAACGGCACTGGCGCACAATCAGGTGCACCATCTCGGGAAGCAGGTACGAATCCGTTTCGACCGCGTCCGCGAACTCACCCTGGTGACGATCGCCCGGCGGGCGCCAGCCGATGCATTATCCGCACGCGAACGCGCGGTCGCCGAGGGTTTCGCCAGCGGCCAGTCCTACAAGGAGGTGGCCCTCCATCTGGCAATCTCACCGGCGACCGTGCGCCACCATTTGCGTTCCGTCTACGAGAAGCTCGGTGTTTCCGACAAAGGCGAACTCGCGCGCATGCTGCGTGAAGACGACCTCCAGTTCGGTGAGCAACGGCGGTAA
- a CDS encoding cobalamin B12-binding domain-containing protein has translation MSALNDQEKQLVAWLADMNEDDALALARRMLLEDKKDPLRVLELCRMAMDEVGKRFEAGDYFLPELVLAGEMLETVGAIAKPLLVDGEGERAKKLGRVLVGTVHGDLHDIGKNIVSFMLDINGYEVKDIGIDVPVATFLDEVRSFKPDVVALSGFLTLAFDSMKETVEAFEKEGLRDQFKIMVGGGQIDETVRAYTGADGFGVNAVEAVTLCNKWLGGAA, from the coding sequence ATGAGCGCACTCAATGATCAGGAAAAGCAGCTGGTGGCGTGGTTGGCCGACATGAACGAGGACGACGCGTTGGCGCTGGCCAGGCGCATGCTGCTCGAGGACAAGAAGGACCCGCTGCGCGTGCTCGAGCTGTGCCGGATGGCGATGGACGAGGTAGGCAAGCGCTTCGAGGCTGGCGATTACTTCCTCCCTGAGCTCGTGCTTGCGGGCGAGATGCTCGAGACTGTCGGCGCCATCGCCAAGCCGCTGCTGGTCGACGGCGAGGGCGAAAGGGCGAAGAAGCTCGGCCGCGTCCTGGTGGGCACGGTGCACGGCGACCTCCACGACATCGGCAAGAACATCGTCAGCTTCATGCTCGATATCAACGGCTACGAGGTCAAGGACATCGGCATCGACGTGCCGGTGGCCACCTTCCTCGACGAGGTGCGCAGCTTCAAGCCCGACGTGGTGGCGTTGTCCGGCTTCCTGACCCTGGCGTTCGACTCGATGAAGGAGACCGTCGAAGCCTTCGAGAAGGAAGGGCTGCGCGACCAGTTCAAGATCATGGTCGGCGGCGGCCAGATCGACGAGACCGTGCGCGCCTACACCGGCGCCGACGGCTTCGGCGTCAATGCGGTGGAGGCGGTCACCCTGTGCAACAAGTGGTTGGGGGGGGCGGCATGA
- a CDS encoding uroporphyrinogen decarboxylase family protein — MNAPAHAHGAAPAAAPQANPAYQARWQRVMDCVNLKQPDRMPTALFMMFWAAKYGNISFREQMYNQEKLCELTLQITRELDPDLCTPTPLITGFGRLLDAVDYRQVEWPGHGVSDDRPFQYLDREYMSADEYDDFLFDPTGFYYGKYLPRVAGAFEGCEGIASMAGASYFDVIYNTAPFANPALQKSMARLAEAGQEAMQLFACAGKLMGQLGGMGYPSGIGGVAIGPYDNIADYFRGATAMMKDLYRRPDKILQVLDKMKELSLRRLAAQKPMLSSPLIFIPVHWAPDAFMSQKQFEKFWWPSFRELLLGIIDLDLIPMPLWEADCTKRLETIRDVPAGKCIYWFERTDMVRAHEVLGDVVALRGGMHPSVMTMGTPEDVDTAVKHLVDNVWNKGGKLILDTAFGIPDETPVANVRAMYAAARKYAG, encoded by the coding sequence ATGAACGCCCCGGCCCACGCCCACGGCGCAGCGCCCGCTGCCGCGCCGCAAGCCAATCCTGCCTATCAGGCACGCTGGCAACGTGTCATGGATTGCGTCAACCTGAAGCAGCCCGATCGCATGCCGACCGCGCTGTTCATGATGTTCTGGGCGGCCAAGTACGGCAACATCAGCTTTCGGGAGCAGATGTACAACCAGGAAAAACTGTGCGAGCTCACCCTCCAGATCACCCGCGAGCTCGATCCCGACCTGTGCACACCGACCCCGTTGATCACCGGCTTTGGTCGCCTGCTCGATGCCGTCGATTACCGTCAGGTCGAGTGGCCCGGCCATGGTGTGTCGGATGATCGACCGTTTCAGTATCTCGATCGGGAGTACATGAGCGCGGACGAATACGATGACTTCCTGTTCGATCCGACTGGTTTTTATTATGGCAAGTATCTGCCGCGTGTTGCGGGGGCGTTCGAGGGCTGCGAGGGGATCGCGTCGATGGCCGGCGCGTCCTACTTCGACGTGATCTATAACACCGCGCCCTTTGCCAACCCAGCCCTGCAAAAATCGATGGCGCGCCTTGCCGAAGCTGGCCAGGAAGCCATGCAGCTATTCGCCTGCGCCGGCAAGCTGATGGGCCAACTCGGCGGCATGGGCTATCCATCGGGAATCGGGGGGGTCGCCATCGGGCCTTACGACAACATTGCCGACTATTTCCGCGGTGCCACGGCGATGATGAAGGATTTGTACCGGCGTCCGGACAAGATTCTTCAAGTGCTCGACAAGATGAAGGAACTGTCGCTGCGCCGGCTGGCTGCGCAAAAGCCGATGCTGAGCAGCCCGCTGATCTTCATTCCGGTGCACTGGGCCCCGGATGCCTTCATGTCGCAAAAACAGTTCGAGAAGTTTTGGTGGCCTTCCTTCCGCGAACTGCTGCTCGGCATCATCGACCTCGATCTGATCCCAATGCCGCTGTGGGAAGCGGACTGCACCAAGCGCCTGGAGACGATCCGCGACGTGCCCGCGGGCAAGTGCATCTACTGGTTCGAGCGCACTGACATGGTCAGGGCGCACGAGGTGCTCGGCGACGTGGTTGCGCTGCGCGGTGGAATGCATCCTTCGGTGATGACAATGGGAACACCAGAGGATGTCGATACCGCGGTCAAGCACCTGGTCGACAACGTCTGGAACAAGGGCGGCAAGCTGATCCTCGACACTGCCTTCGGCATTCCCGACGAGACTCCGGTCGCCAACGTGCGCGCGATGTACGCTGCCGCGCGCAAGTACGCCGGTTGA
- a CDS encoding ASKHA domain-containing protein: MNRSQEHARAADAATESNLPADIAPESGFPADAAPEPGLPADAGAPNASYRLYFPQLEREIACEAGESLFHAARRHGVRIVGACGGRGTCASCMVRVSEGALRPLEGRGPQGFDIVLDDEGRPTNRRRWMRACRIGARSDCTVEIGARSLAPVVRAEEESALAGEEAAPALALDPAVRAHELDVPAPSLADDRADADRVLDACREREAHEAGQRMIPAAQDAATLAAPPRALTVAPAATAELATVLRAGSGPRCRLRAWQRGGALIAFAPSGRRSLGLAVDLGTTNLAAFLVDLDDGRTLARLGVENPQTAWGADLVSRIDHAAGDPKVAEALRAAALEAIDALAHDLCASIGQRPQDIVDVAVCGNTAMHHLLLGLPVRQLGRAPFVAALRDSVDLSARELGLAVAPGAWVHVAPNIGGFIGGDHVTALLATESRWRGLGCALVMDIGTNTEISLIHRGRLWSASSPSGPALEGGHIGCGMRAAEGAIEKVTLEDGRLAVHTIGGGEAVGLCGSGVLDAVAALRRGGLLDARGRLSATHPDIVSGEDGRRAAQLAPEVLFTQADVRAVQLAKAAIRSATELLLAEAGLAEDAIECFILAGAFGAYLDIDSGIDIGLFPPLPRSRFVQVGNAAGQGVRHLLRSCAEREHARELARTAQACALNARADFQNVFLRHIGFAEPPEISEPSEAAATTACANPSTATEESPS, translated from the coding sequence ATGAACCGCAGCCAGGAGCATGCCCGCGCCGCGGACGCGGCGACCGAGTCCAACCTCCCCGCGGACATAGCACCCGAGTCCGGCTTTCCCGCGGATGCGGCGCCCGAACCCGGTCTCCCCGCCGACGCCGGCGCCCCCAATGCGTCCTACCGCCTGTATTTCCCCCAGCTCGAACGCGAGATCGCCTGCGAAGCGGGTGAGAGCCTGTTTCACGCCGCCCGCCGCCACGGCGTGCGCATCGTCGGCGCCTGCGGCGGACGTGGCACCTGCGCGAGCTGCATGGTGCGGGTCAGCGAGGGTGCGCTGCGCCCGCTCGAGGGGCGCGGCCCGCAGGGCTTCGACATCGTCCTCGACGACGAGGGGCGGCCGACGAACCGGCGGCGCTGGATGCGCGCCTGCCGCATCGGCGCACGCAGCGACTGCACCGTCGAGATCGGCGCGCGCTCGCTGGCGCCGGTGGTGCGCGCCGAGGAAGAAAGCGCGCTCGCCGGCGAAGAGGCCGCTCCCGCCCTCGCGCTCGACCCCGCCGTCCGTGCGCACGAGCTCGACGTCCCCGCGCCCAGCCTCGCCGACGATCGCGCCGATGCCGACCGCGTGCTCGACGCTTGCCGCGAGCGGGAAGCGCACGAAGCCGGGCAGCGGATGATTCCGGCTGCGCAAGACGCCGCCACACTCGCAGCGCCCCCGCGCGCGCTCACCGTCGCCCCCGCTGCCACCGCCGAACTCGCCACCGTGCTGCGCGCCGGCAGCGGCCCCCGTTGCCGCCTGCGCGCCTGGCAGCGGGGCGGGGCGCTGATCGCGTTCGCCCCGAGCGGGCGGCGCAGCCTGGGGCTGGCGGTCGATCTGGGCACCACCAACCTGGCCGCCTTCCTCGTCGATCTGGACGACGGCCGCACGCTCGCCCGCCTCGGCGTGGAGAACCCGCAGACCGCCTGGGGCGCCGACCTGGTGAGCCGCATCGACCATGCGGCGGGCGATCCCAAGGTCGCCGAGGCCCTGCGCGCCGCCGCACTTGAGGCGATCGATGCGCTCGCCCACGACCTGTGCGCCAGCATCGGCCAGCGCCCGCAGGACATCGTCGATGTCGCCGTGTGCGGCAACACCGCCATGCACCACCTGCTGCTCGGCCTGCCAGTGCGCCAGCTCGGGCGCGCGCCCTTCGTCGCCGCGCTGCGCGACAGCGTCGACCTGAGCGCGCGCGAGCTCGGGCTCGCCGTGGCCCCCGGCGCCTGGGTCCACGTCGCCCCCAACATCGGCGGCTTCATCGGCGGCGACCACGTCACCGCGCTGCTCGCCACCGAGTCACGCTGGCGCGGACTCGGCTGCGCGCTGGTGATGGACATCGGCACCAACACCGAGATCAGCCTCATCCACCGCGGCCGGCTGTGGTCGGCGTCCTCGCCCTCGGGGCCGGCGCTCGAAGGCGGGCACATCGGCTGCGGCATGCGCGCGGCCGAAGGCGCGATCGAGAAAGTCACCCTCGAAGACGGGCGTCTGGCGGTGCACACCATCGGCGGCGGTGAGGCGGTCGGGCTGTGCGGCTCGGGTGTGCTCGACGCGGTGGCCGCGCTGCGCCGCGGCGGCCTGCTCGATGCCCGCGGCCGGCTGAGCGCCACCCACCCGGACATCGTCAGCGGCGAAGACGGCCGGCGTGCCGCCCAGCTCGCCCCCGAAGTGCTGTTCACCCAGGCCGACGTGCGCGCGGTGCAACTGGCCAAGGCCGCGATCCGCAGCGCTACCGAGCTGCTGCTGGCCGAAGCCGGGCTCGCCGAGGACGCGATCGAGTGCTTCATCCTCGCCGGCGCCTTCGGCGCCTACCTCGACATCGACAGCGGCATCGACATCGGCCTGTTCCCGCCGTTGCCGCGCAGCCGCTTTGTCCAGGTCGGCAACGCCGCCGGGCAGGGCGTGCGCCACCTGCTGCGGTCGTGCGCCGAGCGCGAACACGCGCGCGAACTGGCACGCACCGCGCAGGCGTGCGCGCTCAACGCCCGCGCCGATTTCCAGAACGTCTTCCTCCGCCACATCGGCTTTGCCGAGCCCCCCGAGATATCCGAACCCTCCGAGGCCGCCGCGACGACGGCCTGCGCCAACCCAAGCACCGCCACTGAAGAGAGTCCGTCATGA
- a CDS encoding dihydropteroate synthase, which translates to MTESTLSETNRFGIRIIGERINPGFKSTRAMFEDKDLAAIQALALKQVEAGAFALNVNIGPQAMTDRGFLVDVIRAIQDVVAVPLSFDVPTTELFALCLTTYDRERTGGELAIVNSITEHRWEAMQLYRDLPFRVMVMASERVTDGVAKNNKTAEDIAATARRAALRLRDEYGMALDHVFVDLSVSAIIADTEGLNRATLDAVRLIGADPDLKGLHMMGGLSNIGQQLPPKAADGSDLKHGLENAFLTLAVPHGFDTVLGTPWRGYAPLAEDDYVLTAYRNFLDTTGSNALRAVRKLYKA; encoded by the coding sequence ATGACTGAAAGCACCCTCAGCGAAACCAACCGCTTCGGCATCCGCATCATCGGCGAGCGCATCAACCCCGGCTTCAAGAGCACGCGCGCGATGTTCGAGGACAAGGACCTCGCCGCCATCCAGGCGCTCGCGCTCAAGCAGGTCGAGGCCGGCGCCTTCGCCCTCAACGTCAACATCGGCCCGCAGGCGATGACCGACCGTGGCTTCCTGGTCGACGTGATTCGCGCCATCCAGGACGTGGTCGCGGTGCCGCTGTCGTTCGATGTGCCCACCACCGAGCTCTTCGCCCTGTGCCTCACCACCTACGATCGTGAGCGCACCGGCGGCGAGCTGGCGATCGTCAACTCCATCACCGAACACCGCTGGGAAGCGATGCAGCTCTACCGCGACCTGCCGTTCCGGGTCATGGTGATGGCCTCCGAGCGCGTCACCGACGGCGTGGCGAAGAACAACAAGACCGCCGAGGACATCGCCGCCACCGCACGGCGCGCGGCGCTGCGCCTGCGCGACGAATACGGCATGGCGCTCGATCACGTCTTCGTCGACCTGTCGGTGAGCGCGATCATCGCCGACACCGAGGGCCTGAACCGCGCCACCCTCGACGCGGTGCGCCTGATCGGCGCCGACCCGGACCTGAAAGGCCTGCACATGATGGGCGGACTGTCCAACATCGGCCAGCAGCTCCCGCCCAAGGCCGCCGACGGCTCGGACCTCAAGCACGGGCTGGAAAACGCCTTCCTCACCCTGGCGGTGCCGCACGGCTTCGACACCGTGCTCGGCACCCCGTGGCGCGGCTATGCGCCGCTGGCCGAAGACGACTACGTGCTCACCGCCTACCGCAACTTCCTCGACACTACCGGCAGCAACGCGCTGCGCGCGGTGCGCAAGCTCTACAAGGCCTGA
- a CDS encoding amidohydrolase family protein, whose amino-acid sequence MIPTDRFAVVADGWFDGERLHAHGPFTFRIEEGRIADIAAGDFGATLATQGMEVVRGGFLMPGLVDAHVHLFLDGAPTDGAQRAAHLKKPVEDLVDAARASARQALACGVTLVRDAGDRHGINHRLRDEAAHSPGLARVRSAGLGVKRPKRYGAFMARDVADDAAIRDSVRELARDSDEIKLILTGIIDFDAGAVTDEPQFDLAAARLVVDTARACGRTTMVHCSGAAGLEIAARAGVGSIEHGFFMRRDLLALMAEHDVAWTPTFCPVHFQWAQPEAVGWSAQTVGNLRRILDEHARHLLIARELGVRLLLGTDAGSMGVEHGHAVHEEIERYLEAGLTTAEVLQAATATARRHFGHPHPRLERGAPFDALLLERSPFEDIGALRTPLRAWAGQPACEGEALQ is encoded by the coding sequence ATGATCCCGACCGATCGCTTTGCCGTCGTCGCCGACGGCTGGTTCGACGGTGAGCGCCTGCACGCGCACGGCCCGTTCACCTTCCGCATCGAGGAGGGGCGCATCGCCGACATCGCCGCGGGCGACTTCGGCGCGACGCTCGCCACCCAGGGGATGGAGGTCGTGCGTGGCGGCTTTCTGATGCCCGGGCTGGTCGATGCCCACGTGCACCTGTTCCTCGACGGCGCCCCGACCGACGGCGCCCAGCGCGCCGCCCATCTCAAGAAGCCGGTCGAGGACCTGGTCGACGCCGCCCGCGCGAGCGCCCGCCAGGCGCTCGCCTGCGGGGTGACCCTGGTGCGCGACGCGGGCGATCGTCACGGCATCAACCACCGGCTCCGCGACGAAGCCGCCCACAGCCCGGGCCTTGCCCGGGTGCGCTCGGCCGGGCTCGGAGTCAAGCGCCCCAAGCGCTACGGCGCCTTCATGGCGCGCGACGTCGCCGACGACGCCGCGATCCGCGACTCGGTGCGCGAACTGGCCCGCGACAGCGATGAGATCAAGCTGATCCTGACCGGGATCATCGACTTCGACGCCGGCGCGGTCACCGACGAGCCGCAGTTCGATCTGGCCGCGGCGCGCCTGGTGGTCGACACCGCGCGCGCCTGCGGGCGCACCACGATGGTCCACTGCAGCGGCGCGGCCGGACTGGAGATCGCCGCCCGCGCCGGAGTCGGCTCGATCGAGCACGGCTTCTTCATGCGCCGCGACCTGCTGGCGCTGATGGCCGAGCATGACGTCGCATGGACGCCGACCTTCTGCCCGGTGCATTTCCAGTGGGCGCAGCCCGAGGCGGTGGGGTGGTCGGCACAGACCGTGGGCAACCTGCGCCGCATCCTCGACGAACATGCGCGCCACCTGCTCATCGCCCGCGAGCTCGGAGTGCGCCTGCTGCTCGGCACCGACGCCGGCAGCATGGGAGTCGAGCACGGCCACGCTGTGCATGAGGAAATCGAGCGCTACCTCGAAGCGGGCCTCACCACCGCCGAAGTGCTGCAGGCCGCCACCGCCACCGCCCGCCGCCACTTTGGCCATCCCCACCCGCGCCTCGAACGCGGCGCGCCCTTCGATGCGCTGCTGCTCGAGCGCTCGCCGTTCGAGGACATCGGTGCGCTGCGCACGCCCTTGCGTGCCTGGGCGGGGCAGCCGGCCTGCGAAGGAGAAGCGCTGCAATGA